Proteins encoded together in one Anopheles stephensi strain Indian unplaced genomic scaffold, UCI_ANSTEP_V1.0 ucontig5, whole genome shotgun sequence window:
- the LOC118517095 gene encoding cytosolic carboxypeptidase 6-like, whose product MGDFGSDSDDSDGEGGLGNVSRVIVRPPGHSGKAKRGHLCFDAAFETGNLGRVDLVGEFEYDLFLRPDTCNPRYRFWFNFTVDNVKQDQRVIFNIVNMNKSRNLFKDGMTPLVKSTSRPKWQRLPRCEVFYYKSPVHQNHYVLSFAFGFDKEDEVYQFALTFPYSYSKMQAYLNAVELKFPETFERSTLGMSIQNRKLELITFDDVKKPDKMEPKNVIHMVVILARIHPGESPASYVVQGLIEFLAAANQPISKALREHVVFKIVPMLNPDGVFLGNNRCNVIGHDLNRSWNRLSQYTHPTLSAVMKMLKEYDNSSCYQVDFVIDIHAHSSLTGTFIYGSTYDNVYRYERHLVFPKLFATKCEDFCQEHMMFNADDRKSGTARRYFVEALSDNVNTYTLEVSMCGYFLNGTNILTQYTEDGYMRIGRNLARTFLEYYRFTNILPIPPVDELRPRKGGRPRTHRPRARSKTRSEVRVRPKTTRAYAPISYTDLSICYDSATSEDGSPVRYMYGHGNAGYGGLRMRPHIHQDQFSLSNIQAARFSNLDFTSDFRLKVPKAKGVAQESKMPPIEMLNVPPKPHLTIIDFNQLTRGGLEEATSSGKPIEREKEKIRRHTFKSSSSRKA is encoded by the exons ATAGTGACGATAGTGACGGAGAGGGAGGTCTAGGCAATGTGAGCCGCGTCATCGTTCGACCACCAG gacacagtggaaaagcgAAACGTGGCCACCTATGCTTCGATGCAGCATTCGAAACCGGTAACCTTGGGCGGGTCGATCTGGTCGGTGAGTTTGAGTACGATCTCTTTCTCCGGCCGGACACGTGCAATCCGCGCTATCGGTTCTGGTTCAACTTCACCGTGGACAACGTGAAACAGGACCAGCGCGTTATATTCAACATTGTCAACATGAACAAGAGCCGCAATCTTTTTAAGGACGGCATGACGCCACTGGTCAAATCGACCAGCCGTCCAAAATGGCAGCGTTTGCCCCGGTGCGAGGTGTTCTACTACAAATCGCCCGTCCATCAGAACCACTACGTGCTGAGCTTTGCCTTCGGGTTCGACAAGGAGGATGAGGTGTACCAGTTCGCCCTTACCTTCCCCTATTCGTACTCCAAGATGCAGGCGTATCTGAATGCGGTTGAGCTCAAGTTTCCGGAAACCTTCGAACGGTCAACGTTGGGCATGAGCATC CAAAATCGCAAACTGGAACTGATCACGTTCGACGACGTGAAGAAACCGGACAAGATGGAGCCGAAGAATGTGATCCACATGGTGGTCATACTGGCCCGCATACATCCGGGCGAATCGCCCGCATCGTACGTGGTGCAGGGTTTGATCGAATTTCTGGCCGCCGCTAATCAACCGATTTCGAAGGCACTGCgcgagcacgtggtgttcaaAATCGTACCGATGCTCAATCCGGACGGGGTGTTTCTGGGCAATAATCGTTGCAATGTGATCGGGCACGATCTGAACCGATCGTGGAACAGGCTGTCCCAGTACACGCACCCAACCCTGTCGGCTGTGATGAAGATGCTGAAGGAGTACGATAATTCCAGT TGTTACCAGGTGGACTTTGTGATCGATATCCATGCGCATTCGAGTCTGACCGGAACGTTCATCTACGGCAGCACGTACGACAACGTGTACCGGTACGAGCGCCATCTAGTGTTTCCCAAGCTGTTCGCTACCAAGTGCGAGGACTTTTGCCAGGAGCACATGATGTTCAACGCGGACGATCGAAAGTCTGGCACGGCTCGTCGATACTTTGTGGAGGCGCTCAGCGACAACGTTAACACGTACACGCTGGAGGTGTCGATGTGCGGGTACTTCCTGAACGGAACCAACATTCTTACCCAGTACACGGAAGATGGAT ACATGCGAATCGGAAGAAATCTGGCCCGCACATTCCTGGAGTATTATCGATTCACCAACATACTGCCCATCCCTCCCGTCGATGAGCTACGACCACGGAAGGGTGGTCGGCCCCGGACACACCGACCGCGGGCCCGTTCCAAAACACGCAGCGAGGTACGCGTTCGGCCTAAAACGACCCGTGCCTATGCACCGATCAGCTACACGGATCTGTCCATCTGTTACGACAGTGCCACCTCGGAGGATGGTTCCCCGGTGCGGTACATGTACGGGCACGGCAATGCCGGGTACGGTGGGTTGCGGATGCGTCCCCACATCCATCAGGATCAATTTTCACTGTCCAACATTCAGGCGGCCCGGTTCAGCAATCTCGACTTTACCAGCGACTTCCGGCTAAAGGTACCGAAAGCGAAGGGCGTCGCGCAGGAATCGAAAATGCCGCCGATCGAGATGCTTAACGTGCCCCCGAAGCCACACCTCACGATTATCGACTTTAATCAGCTGACGCGCGGTGGCCTGGAGGAGGCAACGTCCAGTGGCAAACCGATCGaacgggaaaaggaaaaaattcgTCGGCACACGTTCAAATCTTCGTCGTCACGGAAGGCCTGA
- the LOC118517100 gene encoding histone H3.3A, producing MARTKQTARKSTGGKAPRKQLATKAARKSAPSTGGVKKPHRYRPGTVALREIRRYQKSTELLIRKLPFQRLVREIAQDFKTDLRFQSAAIGALQEASEAYLVGLFEDTNLCAIHAKRVTIMPKDIQLARRIRGERA from the exons ATGGCACGTACCAAGCAGACAGCGCGTAAGTCTACCGGAGGAAAGGCTCCGCGTAaacagctggccaccaaggccgcccGTAAGAGCGCCCCGTCCACCGGTGGCGTCAAGAAGCCTCACCGTTATCGTCCCGGTACGGTGGCGCTTCGTGAAATTCGTCGGTACCAAAAGTCGACGGAGCTGCTGATCCGCAAGCTGCCGTTCCAGCGCTTGGTACGTGAAATCGCCCAAGATTTCAAAACCGATCTGCGCTTCCAGTCGGCCGCCATCGGTGCACTGCAG GAGGCAAGCGAAGCCTATCTGGTGGGTCTTTTTGAAGACACCAACTTGTGCGCTATCCATGCTAAACGAGTAACCATTATGCCGAAGGACATTCAGCTGGCGCGCCGTATCCGAGGCGAACGTGCTTAA
- the LOC118517097 gene encoding NADH-cytochrome b5 reductase-like produces the protein MSGADPVCCGSGCTNCVLDVKPSKHTLPADVTNVFDRTYKPFVCETIAQVTGNVFRFRFRYVPSTVTERERVIVPPGCHLMLRTLRTHNPDGIGNHLLKAWREEASSVPNDTSAIAKKPMQKYDKAEDDLYFSRPYTPIAFDQEQGTFEVLIKLERGGAMSNYLTTLSVGSRTEWKGVYGDLLWKRNQHRNVVAFVQGVAIAPIYSTLRAILDDDDDETRLMLCACFRDLSNVLLREELHTLARYWNFKYAIYLSRRTCACVASPESCACIAKHHLRYNEPIHDRRLEPEEIERLLQRPLSDGKQSLLVLLCGTEPFTAFIKTSLQKLEIENCYTF, from the coding sequence ATGAGCGGCGCAGATCCAGTGTGCTGTGGTTCCGGCTGTACCAACTGTGTGCTGGATGTGAAACCCTCGAAACATACGCTTCCTGCCGACGTGACGAACGTTTTCGATCGCACGTACAAACCGTTCGTGTGTGAAACAATCGCTCAGGTTACGGGGAATGTATTCCGTTTCCGGTTTCGATACGTTCCGAGCACGGTCACCGAACGGGAGCGTGTGATTGTACCACCCGGATGTCATTTAATGCTACGAACGCTTCGAACGCACAATCCGGACGGCATCGGAAATCATCTACTGAAAGCCTGGCGTGAAGAGGCTTCTTCCGTGCCAAACGATACCAGTGCGATTGCAAAGAAACCGATGCAAAAGTACGACAAAGCTGAAGATGACCTATATTTCAGCCGCCCCTACACACCGATCGCGTTCGACCAGGAGCAGGGTACGTTCGAGGTGCTGATAAAGCTGGAACGTGGCGGTGCAATGTCCAACTATCTCACTACCCTTTCGGTTGGCTCGCGCACCGAATGGAAAGGAGTGTACGGCGATTTGCTATGGAAACGAAACCAACACCGTAACGTGGTTGCGTTCGTGCAAGGTGTTGCCATAGCACCGATCTACAGCACGTTGCGAGCGATTCtagacgatgacgacgatgagaCCCGGCTGATGCTTTGCGCATGCTTTCGCGATCTTTCGAATGTGCTTCTACGGGAGGAACTTCACACACTAGCTCGCTATTGGAACTTCAAATACGCCATCTACCTGTCCCGCCGTACCTGTGCTTGTGTGGCAAGTCCGGAAAGCTGTGCGTGCATTGCGAAACATCACCTGCGATACAACGAACCAATCCACGATCGACGGCTCGAACCGGAAGAGATCGAACGGCTGCTCCAGCGACCACTTTCGGACGGGAAGCAATCACTGCTAGTATTACTCTGCGGCACGGAACCGTTTACCGCCTTTATCAAGACTAGTCTACAGAAGTTGGAAATAGAAAATTGTTACACTTTCTAG